In the SAR202 cluster bacterium genome, GGGGGGGTTGGAGGTCTTAATATTATGGCAAGGACATAGATGAAATACCTGAATGAGAGAGGGAAGGGCGAGGCGACCTCGCCCCTACTATCGACGTAGCCTAGCTAGCGGGACGCAGGAAGTGAGTTACCGTCATAACAGATTCCCTTCGACCAGGCTCAGGACAGGCCTGGGCTGCGTGCCGATGAGTACATCGGGTCTGCCGCTCGGAATGACAATACGATTTCTTTTCCATAGACCACAATCCTCAGCTGGCATATGTATTCAAGGCAGACCTGCCATGTGCCCTCAATTCATCTATAATGGCGGCCTCGGCAGTATGTTTTGAGGAGGTGTGTTATGAGGCTGGAAGGAAAGGTGGCGATTATTAGTGGGGGCGCCAGGGGAATGGGGGCGGTGGAGGCCAGGCTTTTCGCGAAGGAGGGGGCAAAGGTGGTGTTGGGTGATGTGCTGGAGGACCTGGGGAAGCAGGTGGCGAGGGAGATAGAGGACTCAGGCGGGGATGCTGTGTTCGTGAAGATGGACGTGCGCAACAAGAAGGACTGGGACAAGACGGTGGATACGGCGATGAAGAAGTATGGGAAGGTCAACATTCTGGTGAACAATGCCGGCATATTTAAGAGGACGCCGATTGATAAGACCACCGAGGCGGACTGGGATGAGATTATGGACGTGAACGGAAAAGGGGTCTTTCTGGGGTGCATGGCGGGGATAGCGGCGATGCTGAAGTCGGGAGGCGGGTCGATAATAAACATATCGTCGATATCGGGGATAGTGTCGCTGGGGACGCCGCCGTACAACGCGTCCAAGGGGGCGGTGCGGATTATGACGAAGACGCTGGCGGTGGAGTACGCCAAGCGGGGGATAAGGGTCAATTCGATACACCCGGGGGTTATCGACACGGACATGATGAAGGGGGATACGCACACGAAAGAGGAATGGGACCGGCTGATACCGATAGGCCGGTGGGCGAGGCCGGAGGAGGTGGCGAACGGGGCGTTGTTTTTGGCGTCGGACGAGTCGTCATATATAACGGGGGCGGAGCTGGTGATAGACGGGGGGTTCACGGCGCAGTAACGTCGGCGATTTGTGAAGCTATTCCGATTTAGGAGATGGGCATGCGACTTTCCGGCAAGGTGGCGCTGGTTAGCGGGGGCGCGCGAGGGATGGGCGCCGCAGAGGCGAAACTTTTTGCCAGGGAGGGGGCAAAGGTGGTGATAGGGGATGTGCTGGAGAAGGAAGGGAGAGAGACGGAGGCGGAGATTAGGAAGGCCGGTAGAGAAGCGGTCTTTCTGAGGATGGACGTTACAGAGGCGGCGGACTGGCAAAAAGCGATTGACCTGGCGGTGAGCCGTTATGGAAAACTTAACGTGCTGGTGAACAATGCCGGCATAATCGACCGGTCTGAGCTGCTGGACACGAGTGAAGAGACATGGGACAGGGTTCTTGGAGTGAACGCCAAGGGAATTTTTCTGGGCTGCAAGCTGTGTGTCCCGCCGATGCTCAAGTCGGGTGGGGGATCGATAATCAACATCTCGTCGGTCTCAGGCATGGTCTCGATAGGGTATCCGGCATACAACTCGTCCAAGGGAGCAGTGCGGGCGCTGACTAAAAACCTGGCGGTAACTTATGCCAAGAAAGGCATACGGATAAACTCGATACACCCAGGGTCGATTTGGACTCACATGTCGGTAACAGGGATAAACCGGACGCGCGACGAGCGCGCGGAGACGATACCTATGGGACGGGTGGGTGAGCCGGAGGAGGTGGCTTACGGGGCGTTGTTTCTGGCGTCGGATGAGTCTTCGTATATAACGGGGACGGAGCTGGTCATCGACGGCGGGCTGACAGCGGAGTAGGGAGAGGGATGCAAGAAAGAGAAGTCATGAGAGGTGTGGTCTAGCCTGGCGGACGGAGCGTGGAGCCAGTGTTTCACCCTCTCTTCTGTTCTCCCCCATCAAGGGGGAGAAAGTTGAAAAGTGGACAATCGTGCTTTGTACAGGGGAAACCGAGCTACTTTTGTAACCTCAACGTTATGACACGATGTTTAGTGTGACTAGAGAGGTGGATTTGAAAAGGCGAGGGGCTCAATAAAAGATGGGAACGGCGATGGAGAGGTGGCGGTCGATGGTGGAGGCGGAGCACGCGCAGACGGAGCGGCTGCGGGACCCGGCGCCGCCGGGCAGCGATTTCTGGAAGAGTAGGGCGCAGCATTTTCGGCTGGACCCCCATCGCAGCGACGACCCGCTGGTGCATTTTCTGTCATCGATGTTGAAGCCAGGGGATACATTGCTGGATGTGGGGGCGGGGGCGGGACGGCTGGCGCTGCCGCTGGCGCTTCGGTGCCGGCATGTGACGGCGGTAGAGCCGTCGGGGAGTATGGTGTCGGCGCTGAAGGAGGATACGGAGTATTACAAGATTGGCAATGTGTCGGTGGCGAAGGCCAGGTGGGAGGAGGCGGAGGTGGAGCCGTCGGACATCGTGCTGTGCGCGCATGTGTTGTACACGGTGAAGGACGTGGGGCCGTTTTTGAAAAAGATGACGTCCAAAGCGAAGCGGGAGGTGTGGGTGGTGCTGTTCCAGGAGCCGCCGCAGACGGGGCTGTACCCGTTGTGGCGGATGGTGCATGGGGAGGACAGGCTTAGTCTGCCGTCGCTGCCGGAATTGAGGGAGGTGCTGGGGGAGATGGGGATTGAGGCGACGCACCACCAGCTGCCGCCGCGGGCGTCAGGGGAGACGGTGGGGTCCCGAGAGGAGGCGCATGAGGCGCTGCGGTCGAGGATGTTTGTTACCGAGGGGAGTCCAAAGGATAGGCGGCTGGGGAGGGTTTTGGAGGAGGCATTAGAGGAGGTGGAGGGAGGATGGCGGCTGAAGTGGAGGCGGAGCCTGGCGCCGGTGGTGACGGTGTGGAGGGTGTAGTAGGAGGGGAGTACAGAAGACAAGGGCGAGGGCAGATAAATCGAGCCTCCACGTTGTATGGGGAAATAGCGGTAGTGGAGTGACTCGCCCCTACGTTGAGACCTGATAGGCTGTGACGAAGACGAGAAGGGGCTACAGTCACGGCGATTAGGTCCTTCGACTACGTCCCGACGAGTACATCGGGACTTCGCTCAGGATGACAGGACTTGTTTTATTATCTGTCCTACGAATGTTTAAGCGACGCTTTGGGGAAGGTGTAGGTAGCGATCGTGAGACGCGATGGTGGCAGGCGCATCGTTGAGGTTTCTCGACTACGCTCGAAATGACGCAACGTCCTGCCCTGCAACCCATCAAAAATGAGAAGGGCCCTCCGAATATTCGGAGGGCCCTGGGTGGTTGGGGGTGTGAGGGAGGTTAGGGGACGCCGACGGTGTCGTGGAAGGCTTTGGCGAGTTTTTCGATGCCGCGGCGGATAGAGTCGTCGCTGGGCATACCGAAGCAGAGGCGGATGTAGTTTTTGCCCTTGGCGGGGTCCACGGCCCAGTCCTTGCCCGGGTTGTAGATGACGCCCAGCTTCTTGGCGGCTTCCAGGGGCTTGGTGGTGTCCACGTTCTCGGGGAACTTGATCCAGAGGACCATGCCTCCTCGAGGAGTATAGAACTGGACGTTGGGTCCGAAGTGTTCTTTTAGCGCAGCCACGAGGACGTCGCGCTTGCGCTGGAGCATGTCGCGGACTTCCTCGATATGCTCCTCGTAGTGGCCTTCCAGGTAGTCGGCGACGATCCAGGGAGTGATCATGTTGGTGCCGACGTCGACTTTGGAGGCGACGAGCTGGCTCATGATGTCTTTAGGCGCCACCAGGTAGCCCAGTCTCATGCCGGGAGCCAGGGACTTGGAGAGGGAGCCGATGTGAAGGACCTGGTTGGACTTGTCCAGGGACTTGATGGAGTTTTCCCATTCTCCTTCATAAACAAGGTCTGAATAGCATTCGTCCTCGAAGATGGGGACGCCGTACTTGCCGGCGACTTCCAGCATCTTCTTGCGGCGCTCCATGGGCATGTTGGTGCCTGTGGGGTTCTGGCAGGATGGGATGGTGTAGAGGTACTTGGGGGTGACGCCCTTCTTCTTGAGGTCGGCGAGGATCTTTTCCAGGGCGTCGATTTTCATGCCTTCGTCGTCCATGGGGACGCCAATGACCTTGGCGCCGGCGCGGATGGCGTTGCGCATGGTGCCGGAATAGGTGAACTCTTCGACGAGGACGGTGTCGCCCTGGTCGATGAGGGTGTCGTTGATGAGGAGGATGCACTGGGTGGAGCCGGAGGTTATGAGGATTTCATCGGGGCTGGCGTTGATGCCGCGGTACTTTTTGAGCTTCTTGGACAGATACTCGCGCATAGCCAGGTTGCCCAGAGGGCCGTTGCCGTCGGAGTAGTAGACGGCCAGCTTCTTGCCGTGCTTCCTGAGGACCCGTTCGGCGGATTCGACGAAGTCGTCGACGGGGATGAGGTCGGGGTCGCTGTGGCCGGTGATGAAGTGGTGTTCGTAGATGCCCTCGTAGGTGGCCGCGGGCGGCGGGAGATTTTTGGCGTAAAGCTTTTTGTAGTCAAGGCCCTGGGTGGCCATTGGGAGCGCCTCCTGAAGTTATTGTCGAGAATGCGGGTGCGAGTCGGCCCCATGATAGCACCGCTGGAAAAGGGGTGTCCACTTGACAAATTCAGTGACAAGAACTAATGTGCTGCGCTATGTAGGCAAGCTGCTTTGTTATTGGTTTAGTTAATGTATTCTGCTTACAGTTGCAGGATGCCAGAATGAACAACGTCGCACGGTGGTCCTTCAGGTTCTTATTCTTGAGCGCCGTAACGGCGTCGCTGATCTTCTCTCTTTTTAATGAAGGTACGCTCGCTGTTGAGCCTCAAGCATCTAAGCCAGCCCGGGACACCTCCATGCCGACGGTTACTGTGGAAGTTGATCCGTCAGCTAACGATGGAATAATTACGTCATCGGATGGGAGAGTTCGTGTAACCGTTCCTAAAGGGGCGACTAATGAACCTTTACGTCTCGAACTGACAGCACTGAAGGGTTCGGGAGATGGTTATTGGCGAATAACTAGAGCCTTTGAGATAAACGCGTATGCAAGAACCAGAGGAGATGCCAAGGTTAGCCAATTTGCCAGGGACGTTGAATTTCGATGGAATTTCAGTGACGCCGAAATAGCCGGCCTGGAAACCAGGTCATTAAGGATGTTCTATTTTGATGAAGCGACGGGCCAGTGGGTCACCCTCACTAGCTAAATAGACTGGCAAAGCCACGAAGTGGTCGCGACATCAAACCATTTCAGTATCATTGGTGGCGGAGCTACACCTTCTATTTCAGGCCCAAGTGGAGTATTGGCGTTCCAGGTAGACCTTCATTCTGGAGCCTCTAGGTCGCAGTATCCCATAGAAGTTCCACCGGGTGCTGGCGGCATCCAACCAGATCTGGCTTTGGTGTACAACAGCGCATCTATAGATGAAATGCGAAGTACTAGGGACACAGGTTCGTGGGTCGGTATCGGTTGGAGCCTATCGCTACCCAGAATCACTAACAATCCCAATGCAGGGCAGTTCCTTGAACTCAACGGTGCAGGAGGCCAACTGCTTCAGAAATCCGATGGAAGTTTTGAGACTGCTCCAGCATCTTTCTTCAAAATCACTAGGAATTGGCCCTATTCGTGGCAAGTAGTAGACAGAGTAGGCACGTCCTATGTTTTTGCTACCCAACAGACCTATTACACATTTAATGGCAGTGATTGGACACCCAACTATCTCAGATGGTACGTAAACACCATAACAGATGTGCATGGTAATGAAATGTACATTAGCTATGAGGCGTCTGTGCGTCAATCTTGCAAAGATGGTTATGGCTGTGTGCAGAACGTTCGCTCGGTGTATCCCAAGGACATCTATTACAACAAATTTCAAAATACAGGAATACCAGCCGATGATTACCATGTAAATATTCATTTCAATTTTTCCTATGATGTAAACGATCCCACTGACGGATTTATACGCACCGATAACGTCAGGTCCAACGGCCCCCATAACCCAGCACCAGAAGTGATGGAAGATCGCAGGCTGGATTCCATAGAGGTAAAAGTTGATGGGGTCCTGGTAAGAAAATACGTTTTGCCTATTCGCAGACGGCCCCGCACACACAGGGGGTGGCAGGGAGAATGAAACTTGATGCGATTACTCAGTTTGGAGCCAACGGAACGTCTGCTCTCCCTGCTACCGCTCTCACGTACGTGGATAAGACTTTTGGATACTGGACGCAGTATGAACGAGTGCAGCCGCATACCTGGCCCTATATATCACAGGTGAATAACGATTACGGAGCAACAGTTTCCTATGTTTATGCCGAGATACCCAACGCACCATCAAGCAACTTGTGGTCGCGAATAACCGTTTCAAGTAAAACGATTTCTCCGGGAATCGGGCCAAGTAGAACAACAACTTACACCTATAACGGGGGGCCGTCCTACAACGGGGACTGTATAGGCTCATCAGAGCCGCTGGAATATCGTGGATTCCAGAGAGTAGACGAAGATGACGGCACCGGCGTTTTGGTGCAACACACCTATTATACCTGTGGAGGCCTAATTCAAATTACACATCCGTTAACCGGGGATGTGTCCTGGAAAAACACGAATCAGCTTAAGGGGCATGAGTACGACACATACTGGAGGCGATCTCAACAACTCTACCTGAAGCGGCAATACACTGATTGGAGCTCAGTCACATTGAGCGACAGCGGCTCTCATAGGATTTATCTTGATAATGCCGGTACATATACAGCAGATGGCTCGAATAGCAAGAAGCGATGGACTTGGTATGGCTATGACTCTTATAACAACCAGCGGTGGATAAAGGACTATGGCGATACCTCTTGGGTGCTAGGGAATGACGTCAATACTGGAGATGAAGTAACAACATGGCGGGCCTTTGCCTACAACACCACGGCCAACATCCTAGAGAAGCCATATCGTGAGCGGGTTTATCAGGGCATCAAGGATTCCGATGATGGAACTGGCAATATCCTCTCAATGAACCAATTCTACTATGACGGCAACAATGCTGATGGACAACTTGGAGCCTCACCATCCAAGGGAAATTTAACCCGCACCCAGCAGTTCATCAAAATCGACGGCTCTAGCTCCATCAACACTTATCATGTTTATGATTCCTTTGGGAATCTCTCGGAAGTAACAGACCCTAACGGCAACAAGAGTTTCCTGGATTATCAAGACAATATTTAGCTTAGCCGGAGAACAAATCCTGACGGTATCACTGGCCTGGTTTCCCATTGGCGCTTTTTTGAAGGTAGTGGTGTATTGGCCGCCGACAGCAAAGGGTCTAACACAGGAACCCTAACCAACGGCCCATCCTGGGTGGATGGGAAGTACGGCAAAGCCCTGAGCCTGGATGGCGTAGACGACTCCGTGCAGTTTCCTGCTGTCAACTCCACCCAGGTTATCACGCTTAGTCTGTGGATCAAGTCAAGCAACGCCACTGGCTGGCGCGGCGACGCGGTATACAAGGCCGGGAGCTACACCATTGGCCCTACGGTCACTGGTGGCCTCGACATCAACTTCTCAGTCAACACTACCGTGGCGACGCACGACCTCATCACTACCGTGAATGACCACCAGAACTGGCACCACGTCGTAGGGACCTATGACAGCGCGACGAGTACCCAGAAGATCTATGTGGACGGCGTGCTCAAGAACACCAGAACGACGACTGGGACAGTGGTGTCCAATGGCAACCCCATACAGGTGCTGCTCACAGGGTCCGTTGACGAGGTGCGCATCTATAACCGGGCTCTCACCAGTGCTGAAGTTACGACACTGTATCACAACGGCCTCAGCGAATCGGCTACATGGGAGTTAGGGTCTGGTAGGCCTCTCTCGGAGACAGATGTGAACGGGCAGACCATATCCTTTGAGCACGACACCTTCAAGCGAATAACGAAAGTAATTAAACCTGGCGATTCCTCTGCCAGCCCCAGCGTCACATACAACTACAACTCGTGGGGAACCCTCAACTCCCAGAACCTGGAAACCGTGGTGAAGATAGACGGCAGCAATAGCCTGTGGAGCAAGCAGTACTTTGATGGTATAGGACAAGTTGTACAGATACAGGCCAAAGGTGAGACTGAAGGCGCAACAACATACACCGTCATCCAAGAGACCACGTCCTTCAACACCCAAGGACGTTTGGACAAAAAGTATGTTTCTCAGAAGCTAGACTCGACACAGGTAAGCGGCTATAAAGTCCCGGAGGCATCTTGGAAGTACATTAGCTTTGTATACGATGACTTGGGTGAAGTTTCGACACTGACTAATCCCGATGGCACCACGATCACCTATACACGAGATTACGCCAATGCGCCCTGGCAGGTAACCAGCACCAATGCCAGAGGAGTCAAGAACCGACAGAGTTTCGATGCTAACGGCCGGCTGACCAAGGTTGCCGAATATGACTTTTCGCATAGTATTTACGCCACCGCCAACTATACCTATGACCTGTTGGGCAATCTGACAAAGGTTCAGGACAACAGTAGCAACCTAACTACAATAAGATATGACGCTCTGTCCCGTAAGATTGGCATGTCAGACCCGGATATGGGCAACTGCGGCAATCTGACTACTACCAACCCCAATTCATCTTTCCCCTGGTACAGCGCGCCCTGCTGGAACTACGACTATGACGCCAATGGGAACCTTGCGAGACAGCGGGACGGTAAGACCCAGGATATCTACTTCCAGTACGACGCTTTAAACCGAATGACTTGCAAGTCCACGGCTGCAAGCTGCACCGGCACGATACTGGCCCAATACACCTACGACGACACAGCAAGTGGGAACATGGGCAAGGGCAAGCGCACCGGTATGACTGATGCCTCAGGCTCCATGAATTCCAAGTACGATAGCAGGGGGAGGCTCACCGAAGAAAAACGTACTGTTGATTCCACTATCTATACAACCAGCTTCACCTATGATGGCGCAGACCGCGTCACGACCATCACCTATCCTGACGGCGATGTGGTGACCAATGGCTTCAATGGCGCCGGCCTACCCAGGACGGTTTCCGGCTCGGTTGTTGGCAATTTGGTGACCGAGACCCTCTACAACCCACTGCGACAAATCTCCCAAATTGACCTTGGCAACGGACTTAGAAACGTTTTCCACTATCACGGATTGGACGCTGTGGACGGGGGCGATGCGACGAGCTACTGGGGAAAGCTCTACCGCATTAGAACCTACAAAGTGTCTGACAGCACCGACCGCCTTCATCTGAAGTACTGGTGGGATGCAGGAAGCAACCTCACTCAACGCAAGGACGTTCAAGCCAGTGAGACCGAGACGTTCACCTACGATTTCCTAGATCGGCTGACAGGGGCCAGCGGGCCGTACACTGAGTCCTACGCCTATAACGCTATCGGCAACATTACCAACAAGAATGGGACAAGTTACACCTACGGCTCCTCTAAGCCTCATGCTGTAACCGCAGTGGGGTCTGCAATCTACGCCTATGACGCCAACGGGAACATGACGGACCGAGGGACTCA is a window encoding:
- a CDS encoding glucose 1-dehydrogenase produces the protein MRLEGKVAIISGGARGMGAVEARLFAKEGAKVVLGDVLEDLGKQVAREIEDSGGDAVFVKMDVRNKKDWDKTVDTAMKKYGKVNILVNNAGIFKRTPIDKTTEADWDEIMDVNGKGVFLGCMAGIAAMLKSGGGSIINISSISGIVSLGTPPYNASKGAVRIMTKTLAVEYAKRGIRVNSIHPGVIDTDMMKGDTHTKEEWDRLIPIGRWARPEEVANGALFLASDESSYITGAELVIDGGFTAQ
- a CDS encoding glucose 1-dehydrogenase, whose product is MRLSGKVALVSGGARGMGAAEAKLFAREGAKVVIGDVLEKEGRETEAEIRKAGREAVFLRMDVTEAADWQKAIDLAVSRYGKLNVLVNNAGIIDRSELLDTSEETWDRVLGVNAKGIFLGCKLCVPPMLKSGGGSIINISSVSGMVSIGYPAYNSSKGAVRALTKNLAVTYAKKGIRINSIHPGSIWTHMSVTGINRTRDERAETIPMGRVGEPEEVAYGALFLASDESSYITGTELVIDGGLTAE
- a CDS encoding methyltransferase domain-containing protein, yielding MGTAMERWRSMVEAEHAQTERLRDPAPPGSDFWKSRAQHFRLDPHRSDDPLVHFLSSMLKPGDTLLDVGAGAGRLALPLALRCRHVTAVEPSGSMVSALKEDTEYYKIGNVSVAKARWEEAEVEPSDIVLCAHVLYTVKDVGPFLKKMTSKAKREVWVVLFQEPPQTGLYPLWRMVHGEDRLSLPSLPELREVLGEMGIEATHHQLPPRASGETVGSREEAHEALRSRMFVTEGSPKDRRLGRVLEEALEEVEGGWRLKWRRSLAPVVTVWRV
- a CDS encoding PLP-dependent aminotransferase family protein, coding for MATQGLDYKKLYAKNLPPPAATYEGIYEHHFITGHSDPDLIPVDDFVESAERVLRKHGKKLAVYYSDGNGPLGNLAMREYLSKKLKKYRGINASPDEILITSGSTQCILLINDTLIDQGDTVLVEEFTYSGTMRNAIRAGAKVIGVPMDDEGMKIDALEKILADLKKKGVTPKYLYTIPSCQNPTGTNMPMERRKKMLEVAGKYGVPIFEDECYSDLVYEGEWENSIKSLDKSNQVLHIGSLSKSLAPGMRLGYLVAPKDIMSQLVASKVDVGTNMITPWIVADYLEGHYEEHIEEVRDMLQRKRDVLVAALKEHFGPNVQFYTPRGGMVLWIKFPENVDTTKPLEAAKKLGVIYNPGKDWAVDPAKGKNYIRLCFGMPSDDSIRRGIEKLAKAFHDTVGVP